One part of the Thermodesulfobacterium commune DSM 2178 genome encodes these proteins:
- a CDS encoding type IV pilus twitching motility protein PilT — translation MLTDFDIKALFSKLANIEPGISDIFILSGYPFQVMVYGKMKNVYLEDFYVEKLTPHQTETIAFNLLKENPRLFFKLFKDGYADLSYFLDDETRFRVNIFSRQKTYNIIMRKLESRVKGIDELGLPEVFYKIAKEKFGIVLVTGATGQGKTTTLAAILHEINKTQPVHILTLEDPVEYIHQPIKATINQRELGTDFSSYAEGLRAALREAPQVILVGEIRDRETMDIALMAAETGHLVFSTLHTIGASQTINRVIGFYPPDEENFIRQRLAASLKWVIGQKLLPKIGGGRIPVFDILYNNLRAKEIILTGESEGKTLYDVMTQGKPFGMQTFDQHLIELYEKNLIEEDLAIYHALRKDIVGRQIDLIKKKRRVEEETFHLELGGKGVK, via the coding sequence ATGCTAACAGATTTTGATATAAAAGCGCTATTTTCTAAGTTGGCTAATATAGAACCAGGTATTTCTGATATTTTCATCCTTTCAGGTTATCCTTTTCAGGTTATGGTTTATGGAAAGATGAAAAATGTATATTTAGAAGATTTTTATGTAGAAAAATTAACCCCTCACCAAACCGAGACCATTGCTTTTAACCTTTTAAAAGAAAATCCTAGACTTTTTTTTAAACTTTTTAAAGATGGATATGCAGACCTTTCTTATTTTTTAGATGACGAAACTCGTTTTAGGGTAAACATCTTTTCTCGTCAAAAAACCTATAATATTATTATGAGAAAACTTGAGAGTAGGGTTAAAGGTATAGATGAGCTAGGTCTCCCTGAGGTTTTTTATAAAATAGCTAAAGAAAAATTTGGGATTGTGCTAGTTACTGGAGCTACAGGTCAGGGGAAAACCACTACCTTAGCTGCTATCCTTCATGAAATAAATAAGACTCAACCGGTTCATATTTTAACCTTAGAAGACCCTGTAGAATATATCCATCAACCAATTAAAGCTACCATTAATCAGAGAGAATTAGGTACAGATTTTAGCTCCTATGCAGAGGGACTTAGGGCTGCCCTAAGAGAAGCTCCTCAGGTGATTTTAGTAGGAGAAATAAGAGATAGAGAAACAATGGATATTGCCCTTATGGCAGCTGAAACAGGACATTTAGTTTTTTCTACTTTGCATACGATAGGAGCTTCTCAAACGATAAACAGGGTGATTGGTTTTTACCCTCCCGATGAAGAAAACTTTATAAGACAAAGATTAGCAGCCTCGTTAAAATGGGTTATAGGACAAAAACTCCTTCCCAAGATAGGAGGAGGAAGGATTCCCGTGTTTGATATTCTTTACAATAACTTAAGGGCAAAGGAAATTATTCTCACAGGAGAATCGGAAGGTAAAACTCTTTATGATGTTATGACCCAAGGTAAGCCTTTTGGAATGCAAACTTTTGATCAACACCTTATAGAACTTTATGAAAAAAATCTTATAGAAGAAGATTTAGCCATTTATCATGCATTAAGAAAAGATATTGTAGGAAGACAGATAGACCTTATTAAGAAAAAAAGAAGGGTTGAGGAGGAAACATTTCACTTAGAACTTGGAGGTAAAGGAGTAAAATAA
- a CDS encoding UTP--glucose-1-phosphate uridylyltransferase, which translates to MIKKAVLPVAGLGTRMLPITKVVPKELLPVIERPTIEYVIDEAIQSGVNTLVFIISQGKGKIIDYFDIDLNLRSFLKERGKTELLAKVQEVEEKIKHLIEVRQKVPEGLGHAILMAEKAVGNEPFAVLLGDDLVDADPPCLKQMLEVYQNLFSKSSEISLIGVEEVTWENVSKYGIIDGERVGTDLIKVKKVVEKPKPEEAPSNFAIIGRYILNPIVFDYLKRIPKVNGEYQLTDAIQLMIDAGHEVYAYLFKGKRFDTGNKEGFFQTILHYACKDPRLEAVLRSFCQERFGF; encoded by the coding sequence ATGATAAAAAAAGCGGTGCTACCTGTGGCAGGACTTGGAACAAGGATGCTTCCGATTACTAAAGTAGTCCCTAAGGAACTTTTACCTGTTATAGAAAGGCCTACGATAGAGTATGTGATAGACGAAGCAATTCAGTCTGGAGTTAATACCTTGGTTTTTATCATTTCTCAAGGTAAAGGTAAGATTATAGATTACTTTGATATTGATTTAAACTTAAGGAGTTTTCTTAAAGAAAGAGGGAAAACAGAACTTTTAGCAAAGGTACAAGAGGTAGAGGAAAAGATCAAACATCTTATAGAGGTTAGACAAAAGGTGCCTGAGGGATTAGGACATGCTATCTTGATGGCAGAAAAGGCGGTAGGAAACGAACCTTTTGCTGTGTTATTAGGAGATGACCTGGTAGATGCAGATCCCCCCTGTCTCAAACAGATGTTAGAAGTTTATCAAAATTTGTTTTCAAAAAGTTCTGAAATAAGCCTTATAGGAGTTGAAGAGGTAACCTGGGAAAATGTTTCTAAGTATGGGATTATCGATGGCGAAAGGGTAGGGACCGACCTTATAAAGGTAAAAAAAGTGGTAGAAAAACCTAAACCAGAAGAAGCTCCTTCTAATTTTGCTATCATAGGACGTTATATTTTAAATCCTATAGTGTTTGATTATCTTAAAAGAATTCCTAAGGTCAACGGGGAATATCAGCTTACAGATGCTATTCAGCTTATGATAGATGCAGGACACGAGGTATATGCCTATTTATTTAAAGGAAAAAGGTTTGATACAGGAAACAAAGAAGGTTTTTTCCAGACTATTCTTCATTACGCATGTAAAGACCCTAGGCTTGAGGCAGTTTTAAGAAGTTTTTGCCAAGAACGCTTCGGTTTTTGA
- a CDS encoding type IV pilus twitching motility protein PilT, with protein sequence MAKLDAFFKLMVDTQASDLHLSAGNPPLLRIHGDLQRVKYKVLEDEELREMLYEIAPEEIIKKFEEQGEVDWGYEIPGLARFRVNYYRQRRGVAAAFRLIPNKIKTVEELGLPPILNRLALLPRGLVLVTGPTGSGKSTTLAAIIDYANRMRYDHIITIEDPIEFVHEPKNCLINQREVGTHTKSFANALRAALREDPDIIMIGEMRDLETISLALEAALTGHLVFATLHTISAAQTVSRIVDAFPPEERDQIRVSLSEALRAVISQTMFKRIDRPGRIVAMEIMIATPAIRNLIRENKIHQIPSMIQMGRKYGMMSLDDCIMEYLNNKWISPEEAFIKAVDKSRFIPFVQNKEILDFTEMPG encoded by the coding sequence ATGGCGAAGTTAGACGCTTTTTTTAAATTGATGGTTGACACCCAAGCTTCTGACCTGCATCTTTCTGCAGGTAATCCTCCCCTTCTTAGGATCCACGGCGACCTTCAAAGGGTTAAATATAAAGTTTTAGAAGATGAAGAACTTAGAGAAATGCTCTATGAAATAGCTCCTGAAGAAATCATCAAAAAGTTTGAAGAACAAGGGGAAGTAGACTGGGGTTATGAAATTCCTGGTTTAGCTCGTTTTAGGGTGAACTATTATCGTCAAAGAAGAGGGGTTGCTGCAGCCTTTAGGCTTATTCCTAACAAGATAAAAACTGTAGAAGAATTAGGTCTTCCTCCTATCCTTAATCGGTTAGCTCTTTTACCAAGAGGTTTAGTTTTGGTTACTGGTCCTACAGGGTCAGGTAAATCTACAACCTTAGCTGCTATTATAGACTATGCCAACAGAATGCGTTATGACCATATTATTACCATAGAAGACCCTATCGAGTTTGTGCATGAACCTAAGAATTGCTTAATAAACCAAAGAGAGGTGGGTACCCATACTAAAAGTTTTGCTAATGCCCTTAGGGCTGCTCTGAGAGAAGACCCTGATATTATCATGATAGGTGAAATGAGAGATTTAGAAACCATTTCTTTAGCTCTTGAAGCAGCTTTAACCGGACATTTAGTATTTGCTACCCTTCATACCATCAGCGCAGCTCAAACTGTGAGTAGAATTGTGGATGCTTTTCCTCCGGAGGAAAGAGACCAGATAAGGGTTTCTTTATCAGAGGCTTTAAGAGCAGTTATTTCTCAAACGATGTTTAAAAGGATAGACAGACCTGGTAGAATTGTGGCTATGGAAATCATGATAGCTACTCCTGCTATCAGAAATCTGATAAGAGAAAATAAGATCCATCAAATACCTTCGATGATTCAGATGGGTAGAAAATATGGGATGATGTCTCTTGATGATTGTATTATGGAATATCTTAACAACAAGTGGATAAGCCCTGAAGAAGCCTTTATTAAGGCAGTTGATAAAAGTAGGTTTATTCCTTTTGTCCAAAATAAAGAAATTTTAGACTTCACCGAAATGCCGGGTTAG
- a CDS encoding NIL domain-containing protein, producing MVYKKGLYLKFNPEIVDQPIVYRLVKDYDLVFNILRAVITPGKEGIMILELEGTPEKLREGLNYLREVGVEVKSLEQQIIKNEEKCIHCGNCTAACPTGALYVEKDTFYIRFNPEKCTACEFCVAVCITKAMEVHVESEVESFT from the coding sequence GTGGTCTACAAAAAGGGTTTATATCTTAAGTTTAACCCAGAGATAGTAGACCAGCCTATAGTATATAGGCTGGTAAAGGATTATGATTTAGTTTTTAACATTCTTAGGGCGGTAATCACTCCTGGTAAAGAAGGTATCATGATCTTAGAGTTAGAAGGCACCCCTGAAAAACTAAGAGAAGGATTAAACTATCTTAGAGAGGTAGGGGTTGAAGTCAAGTCTTTAGAACAACAGATCATCAAAAATGAGGAAAAATGTATTCATTGTGGAAACTGTACTGCTGCATGTCCAACAGGGGCTCTTTATGTAGAAAAAGATACCTTTTATATAAGGTTTAACCCTGAAAAATGCACTGCTTGTGAGTTTTGTGTGGCAGTTTGTATCACCAAAGCTATGGAGGTTCACGTAGAAAGTGAGGTAGAAAGTTTTACCTAA